A region of Bdellovibrio sp. ArHS DNA encodes the following proteins:
- the topA gene encoding type I DNA topoisomerase — MAKKSEASDGIKLVVVESPTKAKTIRKFLGKDYVVESCMGHIRDLPQSAKDIPEKVKKEKWAQLGVNVDKNFEPLYCVPKDKTKVVKNLKDKLEDASELYLATDEDREGESISWHLLEVLKPKVPTKRMVFHEITKEAIQKALKDTREIDLNLVRAQEARRILDRLVGYTISPLLWKKVAYGLSAGRVQSVAVRLIVERELERIRFKKSSYWGVLAELSKDGVNFESRLQQYKNQRVATGKDFDGLTGQLTAGKDVLVLDEKLAAKLSADLKAGAWNVTDVEEKPTFRKPAPPFITSTLQQEANRKLGLSSRETMQVAQKLYEQGFITYMRTDSTFLSNEAITASRDSIGSKYGKEYLPPQPRTYAAKKVKGAQEAHEAIRPAGNQFMDPDETGLTGTQFRLYDLIWKRTIASQMVDARQKQVSAKIQVGDALFGASGMTIEFAGFLRAYVEGSDDPEADLAEREVRLPALKVKDAVKCAKLDPTSHETKPPARYTEASLVQTMEKEGIGRPSTYASVIGTIIDRGYVRKNGTALIPTFTAMIVSKLLSSYLSEYVDLGFTSEMEQSLDTIADGDLDWEKYLASIYKGPKGLRARVDTQEEKINPDEARTMTLEGMDKYKFHVGRYGAYVTTKRDGEDVSASLPDNESPADITPEIAEKLIDQKINGADALGKDPKSGLPIYVLNGRYGPYVQLGDVTPDDDKPKRASLPPNTQPEQVDLQMALDLLSLPKLLGSHPGTGKEIKAGLGRFGPFIVHDGDYRSIPKGESIFTITLERALEMLSQPKKGRGKAAPLKELGAYPDSGDAIQVYNGPYGPYIKCGKVNVSLPEGTTPDTVTLEQAVALINEKGGPAKGKGKAKAKGKAAAKSAAPKAAPKKSLKQAETAKEKAQALGVKKVVTRKSKK; from the coding sequence ATGGCCAAAAAAAGTGAAGCATCTGATGGCATTAAGCTGGTCGTTGTCGAGTCGCCGACGAAAGCCAAAACCATTCGCAAATTCCTCGGGAAAGATTACGTGGTTGAGTCCTGCATGGGGCATATCCGTGATTTGCCACAGTCAGCGAAAGATATTCCAGAAAAAGTAAAAAAAGAAAAGTGGGCGCAGCTCGGCGTGAACGTCGACAAAAACTTTGAGCCTTTGTACTGCGTTCCTAAGGACAAGACTAAAGTCGTAAAGAACCTTAAAGATAAATTAGAAGATGCTTCTGAGCTGTATCTGGCGACGGATGAGGACCGCGAAGGGGAATCGATCAGCTGGCATTTGCTTGAGGTCTTAAAACCCAAAGTTCCAACCAAACGAATGGTGTTCCATGAGATCACCAAAGAGGCGATTCAAAAAGCGTTAAAAGACACACGCGAAATCGACCTGAATCTTGTTCGAGCCCAAGAAGCTCGTCGTATTTTGGATCGTTTGGTGGGGTATACAATTTCTCCGCTTCTCTGGAAGAAAGTGGCCTATGGCCTTTCCGCGGGTCGTGTACAGTCTGTGGCCGTGCGTTTGATCGTTGAAAGAGAATTAGAGCGCATCCGCTTTAAAAAGTCTTCTTATTGGGGCGTTCTAGCCGAACTTTCCAAGGACGGTGTCAATTTTGAATCGCGCCTTCAGCAGTACAAAAACCAAAGAGTGGCGACGGGGAAAGACTTTGATGGTTTGACCGGTCAACTGACGGCGGGAAAAGACGTCCTTGTTTTAGACGAAAAATTGGCTGCGAAGTTATCGGCGGATTTGAAAGCTGGGGCTTGGAATGTCACGGATGTCGAAGAAAAACCGACATTCAGAAAGCCCGCGCCTCCGTTTATCACGTCGACTTTGCAACAAGAGGCCAATAGAAAACTAGGCTTGAGTTCCCGTGAAACCATGCAGGTTGCGCAAAAACTTTACGAGCAAGGTTTCATCACTTACATGCGTACGGACTCGACATTCTTGTCCAACGAAGCCATCACGGCATCGCGCGATTCTATCGGCAGTAAGTACGGAAAAGAATACTTGCCTCCGCAGCCGCGCACTTATGCAGCTAAAAAGGTCAAGGGCGCGCAAGAGGCCCACGAAGCGATTCGTCCTGCAGGAAATCAGTTCATGGATCCGGATGAAACAGGCCTGACGGGCACGCAATTCCGTCTTTATGATTTGATCTGGAAAAGAACCATCGCTTCACAGATGGTGGATGCTCGTCAAAAGCAAGTCAGTGCGAAAATTCAAGTCGGCGACGCTCTTTTCGGAGCTTCGGGAATGACTATTGAATTTGCCGGCTTTCTGCGCGCTTACGTGGAAGGCAGTGATGATCCTGAAGCAGATTTGGCGGAACGCGAAGTGCGCTTGCCTGCTTTGAAAGTCAAAGATGCCGTGAAGTGCGCGAAATTAGATCCGACGTCTCATGAAACCAAACCGCCGGCTCGTTATACCGAGGCCAGCTTGGTTCAAACGATGGAAAAAGAAGGGATCGGTCGTCCGTCCACTTACGCTTCCGTTATTGGAACCATCATTGATCGTGGTTATGTTCGCAAAAACGGCACAGCCTTAATTCCAACCTTTACCGCGATGATTGTGTCGAAATTGCTTAGCAGTTATCTTTCCGAGTACGTGGATTTAGGATTCACCTCGGAAATGGAGCAAAGCCTTGATACTATCGCTGATGGTGATTTGGATTGGGAAAAATATTTAGCGTCCATTTATAAAGGCCCGAAAGGTTTGCGTGCGCGGGTGGATACTCAGGAAGAAAAAATCAATCCTGACGAGGCCCGCACCATGACGTTGGAGGGAATGGATAAATACAAATTCCACGTCGGACGCTATGGCGCTTATGTCACGACTAAGCGGGATGGTGAAGATGTCAGCGCGTCGTTGCCTGACAATGAGTCGCCTGCCGATATCACTCCGGAAATTGCCGAAAAACTGATCGACCAGAAAATCAATGGTGCGGATGCCTTGGGAAAAGATCCCAAATCAGGTTTGCCTATTTATGTTTTGAATGGTCGTTATGGTCCTTATGTGCAACTGGGGGACGTGACTCCGGATGACGATAAACCGAAGCGGGCCTCATTGCCGCCCAACACGCAGCCAGAACAAGTGGACTTGCAAATGGCTTTGGATCTTTTGTCTTTGCCGAAGCTTTTGGGGTCGCACCCTGGCACCGGCAAAGAAATCAAGGCGGGCTTGGGACGTTTTGGTCCGTTCATTGTGCATGACGGGGATTATCGTTCCATTCCGAAGGGCGAAAGTATTTTTACGATCACTTTAGAGCGCGCTCTTGAGATGTTAAGCCAACCTAAAAAAGGTCGTGGCAAGGCCGCACCTTTGAAAGAGTTGGGCGCTTATCCTGATTCCGGCGATGCTATTCAGGTTTACAACGGACCTTATGGACCTTACATCAAATGCGGTAAGGTGAATGTGTCTTTGCCTGAAGGAACAACTCCGGACACCGTGACTTTGGAGCAAGCCGTTGCTCTGATTAACGAAAAAGGAGGCCCGGCCAAGGGCAAAGGCAAGGCGAAAGCAAAAGGAAAAGCGGCGGCCAAATCCGCAGCTCCCAAAGCAGCTCCTAAAAAGTCCTTAAAACAAGCCGAGACGGCGAAAGAAAAAGCGCAGGCGTTGGGTGTCAAAAAAGTAGTCACTCGCAAGTCAAAAAAGTAA
- a CDS encoding Tex family protein, which produces MDQALQSYLARIVPTVSAKSAQAVIELAAEGATVPFIARYRKEKTGNLDEVQIRAVIEGHETYNEIVKRKAFLIKEIGEQNNLTAEIQKRIELSWDLGELEEIYKPFKKKKKTKATIAREAGLEPLANWIWEMGHGLIKDDLTMEMKAKNFLNPAAKIQTYEEALKGAQDIIVEKIANDADLRAMVAKNYNEKGRIVSKAAKGFKPNSKYDMYKEFEEPVKNLMDAKNNHRYLAMRRGWQEEELSVDVKGDDEEILKSYEKFATSTPDNAIGDYLKQCARLALNVYVLPSVVNEVHRVLKEKADTDAINVFAENVRKLLLASPYGPKCVLGVDPGLRTGCKVALIDKSGAFISHTVLYTLGDDADRKAKALFGDVLKQIQIEAIAVGNGTAGRETESFLRKVLKDLGKNIPVVMVSESGASVYSASEAAREEFPDLDVTVKGAISIARRLQDPLAELVKVDPKSIGVGQYQHDVSQSQLKKSLEAVVESCVNSVGVDVNTASAALLSHVAGIGPALAKGIVEARKKTLFTDRSELLKIPKFSAKVFEQAAGFLRIPSGKQVLDSTGIHPERYQAVTDMAKDLGVSLSEIIGEGAKKLLAQRTKWAQLVGEFTFDDIVKELEKPGRDPRDPFKVFQFRDDIMEVKDLQEGMICPGIVTNVTNFGAFVDIGVHQDGLVHISALSHKFVDDPRKVVNPGDHVTVKVLKVDQVKNQISLTMKMDDAPEASAPRGERRPDQRSGGPRPAGGGRPQGGRDQRPSGPPPKPANPFNNPFAALMNVPTNKK; this is translated from the coding sequence ATGGATCAGGCTCTTCAGAGTTATTTGGCTCGTATTGTCCCCACTGTTTCCGCAAAATCAGCTCAGGCTGTTATTGAACTTGCGGCAGAGGGTGCTACCGTTCCTTTCATCGCTCGTTACCGTAAAGAAAAAACCGGCAATTTGGACGAAGTTCAAATCCGTGCGGTTATTGAAGGTCACGAAACTTACAACGAAATCGTCAAGCGTAAGGCCTTCCTGATTAAAGAAATCGGGGAACAAAACAACCTTACTGCCGAAATTCAGAAGCGTATCGAGCTTTCATGGGATTTGGGCGAACTTGAGGAAATCTACAAACCCTTCAAGAAAAAGAAGAAAACCAAAGCAACCATTGCCCGCGAAGCTGGCTTGGAGCCTTTGGCAAATTGGATTTGGGAGATGGGCCATGGTTTGATCAAAGACGATCTGACTATGGAAATGAAGGCGAAAAACTTCCTCAATCCGGCCGCAAAAATTCAGACTTACGAAGAAGCGCTTAAGGGTGCTCAAGACATCATCGTTGAGAAGATTGCCAACGATGCGGATCTTCGTGCCATGGTGGCTAAGAACTACAATGAAAAAGGCCGTATCGTTTCTAAAGCGGCAAAAGGTTTCAAACCAAATTCCAAGTACGATATGTACAAAGAATTTGAAGAGCCTGTTAAGAATTTGATGGATGCCAAAAACAATCACCGCTATTTGGCGATGAGACGTGGCTGGCAAGAAGAAGAGCTTTCTGTTGACGTCAAGGGCGACGACGAAGAGATTTTGAAGTCTTACGAAAAATTCGCCACGTCGACTCCTGACAACGCTATCGGAGACTACTTGAAACAGTGTGCTCGTTTGGCGTTGAACGTGTACGTTCTTCCTTCTGTTGTGAATGAAGTTCATCGGGTTCTTAAAGAAAAGGCCGATACGGATGCGATCAATGTTTTCGCGGAAAACGTTCGTAAGCTTTTGTTGGCGTCTCCGTACGGACCAAAATGTGTCTTGGGTGTCGACCCGGGTTTAAGAACGGGTTGTAAAGTGGCTTTGATCGATAAGTCAGGCGCTTTCATTTCTCATACAGTTCTTTACACATTGGGTGACGATGCTGACAGAAAAGCGAAAGCTCTTTTCGGTGACGTTTTAAAGCAAATCCAAATCGAGGCGATTGCCGTCGGTAACGGAACTGCAGGTCGTGAAACCGAGTCTTTCCTAAGAAAAGTTTTGAAAGATCTTGGTAAGAATATTCCAGTGGTGATGGTTTCTGAATCCGGTGCTTCCGTGTACTCAGCTTCCGAAGCCGCTCGTGAGGAATTCCCGGACCTTGATGTGACGGTTAAAGGCGCGATTTCAATCGCACGTCGTTTGCAAGATCCTTTGGCGGAACTTGTGAAGGTCGATCCCAAATCCATCGGTGTGGGTCAGTATCAACACGATGTCAGCCAATCCCAATTGAAAAAATCATTGGAAGCGGTTGTTGAGTCTTGCGTGAACTCTGTTGGCGTTGACGTTAATACGGCCTCAGCGGCGTTGTTGTCTCACGTAGCTGGCATTGGTCCGGCATTGGCAAAAGGTATTGTGGAAGCTCGTAAAAAGACGCTTTTTACAGACCGTTCTGAACTTTTGAAAATTCCTAAGTTTTCTGCGAAAGTTTTCGAGCAGGCGGCTGGTTTCCTCAGAATTCCTTCTGGAAAGCAAGTTTTGGATTCCACAGGCATTCATCCTGAGCGTTACCAGGCAGTGACGGATATGGCGAAAGACCTTGGCGTTTCTTTGTCTGAGATCATCGGCGAAGGTGCCAAAAAACTTTTAGCGCAAAGAACGAAGTGGGCTCAATTAGTCGGTGAGTTTACTTTTGATGACATCGTGAAAGAACTTGAAAAACCAGGTCGTGATCCGCGTGATCCATTCAAGGTTTTCCAATTCCGTGATGACATCATGGAAGTCAAAGACCTTCAAGAAGGCATGATCTGCCCGGGTATCGTGACTAACGTTACGAACTTCGGTGCTTTCGTTGATATCGGTGTTCACCAGGACGGCTTGGTGCATATTTCGGCGCTTTCGCACAAGTTCGTTGATGACCCTCGTAAGGTGGTTAATCCAGGCGATCATGTGACGGTGAAAGTTCTTAAAGTAGACCAGGTTAAAAATCAGATCTCTTTGACGATGAAAATGGATGACGCTCCGGAAGCTTCGGCTCCGCGTGGCGAAAGACGTCCTGATCAGCGCAGTGGTGGTCCAAGACCTGCGGGTGGCGGACGTCCTCAAGGCGGTCGTGATCAGCGTCCTTCTGGTCCTCCACCGAAGCCTGCAAATCCGTTTAACAACCCATTTGCAGCATTGATGAACGTTCCAACGAATAAAAAATGA
- a CDS encoding HAD-IIB family hydrolase, whose amino-acid sequence MQNVSKFSERLQFLLTDIDDTLTDEGHLGPEAYSALWQLHEAGVHVIPVTGRPAGWCEMIARVWPVSGIVGENGGFYFRYHGKKMQRHFFFDEKTQAENRQKLNSLEKEILEKVPGCDLASDQFCRLMDLAIDFCEDVPALPRTEVQKIVDIFHKHGAQAKVSSIHVNGWFGSYDKLTMSLKFLEKEFSISSDEAKKVCGFSGDSPNDEPMFAYFPNSFAVANIQNFIDQIKNKPTYVSQQRGGMGFTEIAAAILKHR is encoded by the coding sequence ATGCAAAACGTCTCTAAGTTTTCCGAACGACTCCAATTTCTTCTAACTGATATCGATGACACCCTGACCGATGAAGGTCATTTGGGTCCTGAAGCGTACTCGGCTTTGTGGCAGCTACACGAGGCCGGCGTTCATGTGATTCCCGTAACAGGTCGTCCGGCCGGTTGGTGCGAGATGATTGCCAGAGTCTGGCCCGTCAGTGGAATTGTCGGTGAAAATGGCGGATTCTATTTTCGCTATCACGGAAAGAAAATGCAGCGCCATTTTTTCTTCGATGAAAAAACTCAGGCAGAAAACCGCCAGAAGCTAAACTCCCTTGAAAAAGAAATTCTAGAAAAGGTCCCGGGCTGCGATCTGGCAAGCGATCAATTTTGCCGTCTGATGGATTTGGCGATCGATTTCTGTGAAGATGTTCCCGCCCTGCCGCGCACGGAAGTGCAAAAGATTGTTGATATCTTTCATAAGCATGGCGCCCAAGCCAAAGTCAGCTCCATTCATGTCAACGGCTGGTTCGGCAGCTATGACAAACTGACAATGTCTTTAAAATTTCTGGAAAAAGAATTTTCTATAAGCTCTGACGAGGCGAAGAAAGTTTGCGGATTCAGTGGGGATTCCCCTAACGACGAGCCGATGTTTGCCTATTTTCCCAACAGCTTCGCCGTCGCAAACATTCAAAACTTCATTGACCAAATTAAAAACAAACCGACTTATGTTTCGCAACAACGCGGCGGAATGGGCTTCACTGAAATCGCCGCTGCGATTCTTAAACACCGATAG
- a CDS encoding TldD/PmbA family protein — MDTIKTNFEKIAQQARLDGAKVEMLLSGGESLSIGYQKKKLDAFESTQSQMAGFRVILGGNQGYAYTENLSEESLLRTYREALNNAKTVQKGEGFEVPLAKPSAFQAMNLFNPENIEMDKQMEIARLLEEKCLDKDARVQSVPYSNFDSSISFKRILNSEGLDQEFKQTYYSGYAYALAKEGESSKMGGEGFFARKFSDINVDEVVREGVQNAVDRLGAQKLPTGKYAVVIDRTQFPMILAMINDYFSAKEVHEGKSLFAGKLGQKIASDKFQLVDDPFELRGSAVRPFDDEGAASQKTVLLEKGILKNFLTNLEYSKKMNLPHTANASRSPASQSSIAPTNLIVAKGTKSLQELLSSYDKVVHLKEFSGGLHAGFKESTGDFSMPAEGFLYENGKRVGAIDQFVMSGNVLELLRDIEELGNEYNKPGSSRICPDVLVKSLSFAGA, encoded by the coding sequence ATGGATACCATTAAAACAAACTTCGAAAAAATTGCGCAACAAGCACGTTTGGATGGAGCGAAAGTTGAAATGCTTCTTTCCGGCGGGGAAAGTTTAAGTATCGGTTATCAAAAAAAGAAACTGGATGCCTTTGAGTCGACACAATCACAGATGGCTGGCTTTCGTGTGATTTTGGGTGGAAATCAAGGTTATGCCTATACGGAAAATCTTTCGGAAGAATCTTTGTTAAGAACTTACCGCGAAGCCCTGAATAATGCGAAGACTGTGCAAAAGGGGGAAGGCTTTGAAGTGCCCTTGGCTAAACCCTCGGCGTTTCAAGCGATGAATCTTTTTAATCCTGAAAATATTGAAATGGACAAGCAGATGGAGATCGCAAGGCTGCTGGAAGAAAAGTGCCTTGATAAAGATGCGCGCGTGCAGTCGGTGCCTTATTCAAATTTTGATTCGTCCATCAGTTTTAAACGTATTCTAAATTCAGAAGGTTTGGATCAGGAGTTTAAACAAACTTACTACTCGGGTTACGCATATGCCCTTGCCAAAGAGGGCGAGTCTTCAAAAATGGGCGGTGAGGGATTCTTCGCGCGTAAGTTTTCCGACATCAACGTGGATGAGGTTGTGCGGGAAGGCGTGCAGAACGCGGTGGACCGCTTGGGAGCACAGAAACTACCAACCGGAAAATATGCCGTCGTTATTGATCGCACTCAGTTTCCGATGATTCTTGCCATGATTAACGACTATTTTTCCGCGAAAGAGGTTCACGAAGGTAAATCTTTGTTTGCCGGAAAGCTGGGACAAAAAATTGCTAGCGATAAGTTTCAGTTGGTGGATGACCCCTTCGAACTTCGTGGTTCGGCGGTCAGACCTTTTGATGATGAAGGAGCGGCTTCGCAGAAGACGGTCCTTTTGGAAAAAGGAATTCTTAAAAACTTCCTGACAAATTTAGAATACTCCAAAAAAATGAACTTGCCGCATACAGCGAACGCCAGTCGCAGTCCGGCTTCGCAATCTTCTATTGCGCCGACCAACTTGATCGTCGCCAAAGGCACGAAGTCGTTGCAGGAACTTTTGAGCTCTTACGACAAGGTTGTGCATCTTAAAGAGTTTTCAGGCGGACTGCATGCGGGCTTTAAAGAATCCACGGGCGATTTCTCGATGCCTGCGGAAGGTTTTTTGTATGAAAATGGCAAGCGTGTCGGAGCCATCGATCAGTTCGTGATGTCCGGAAACGTTTTGGAGCTTCTGCGTGATATTGAAGAGCTGGGAAATGAATATAACAAGCCCGGCAGTTCGCGTATTTGTCCCGATGTTTTGGTTAAAAGCCTGAGCTTCGCAGGGGCGTAG
- a CDS encoding SDR family NAD(P)-dependent oxidoreductase yields MKNTSRTIAKYVGLGLLGYLAYDTIKGALRRFSLEGKVVLISGGSRGLGFVLANQLVENGASVCLLARNEEELKKAQNLIQFNHPHAQVIFQVCDSAKPEQAKKAVRFCMDHFKRLDVVINNAGVISVMPYVNATEQEFRDSLDVHFWAPFNIIEAARPYLIKEGGRIVNISSIGGRMAVPHLAPYCAGKFALAGYSQTLRAELMKDNIYVTTVFPGLMRTGSQGHAEFKGQHENEFAWFSIAGSMPLLTVSAESAARQIIRAMKYGKAELTISLPAKLAIGFQHLFPEIHADLLALTNSLLPTPSIENTKKLGMDSHSTLSPSVATRLSEDAARRNNEQRF; encoded by the coding sequence ATGAAAAACACTTCCCGCACCATTGCTAAATATGTGGGTTTGGGACTTCTGGGCTATCTGGCCTATGACACGATTAAAGGCGCTCTTCGCCGCTTCAGCCTAGAAGGCAAAGTGGTGTTGATCTCTGGTGGATCGCGAGGCCTGGGATTCGTGCTTGCAAACCAACTTGTCGAAAACGGAGCCTCGGTGTGCCTGCTGGCGCGAAATGAAGAGGAACTGAAAAAAGCGCAAAATCTGATTCAGTTCAATCACCCCCATGCCCAAGTTATTTTTCAAGTCTGTGATTCCGCGAAGCCCGAGCAAGCTAAGAAGGCTGTGCGCTTTTGCATGGATCACTTTAAAAGACTGGATGTCGTCATCAATAATGCCGGAGTCATTTCTGTCATGCCCTATGTGAACGCCACAGAGCAAGAGTTCCGCGATTCTTTAGACGTTCATTTTTGGGCGCCCTTTAACATCATTGAGGCGGCTCGCCCTTACCTGATAAAAGAGGGCGGTCGTATCGTAAATATTAGCTCTATCGGTGGCAGAATGGCCGTTCCGCATCTGGCCCCGTACTGCGCGGGAAAATTTGCTTTAGCTGGATACTCGCAGACTTTGCGTGCTGAGCTAATGAAAGACAATATCTATGTGACCACCGTTTTTCCCGGATTGATGCGCACGGGTTCGCAAGGACATGCTGAGTTCAAAGGTCAGCACGAAAATGAATTCGCCTGGTTTTCGATTGCGGGTTCCATGCCTCTTTTAACGGTCAGTGCCGAATCCGCCGCCCGACAAATCATTCGCGCGATGAAGTATGGCAAGGCCGAGTTGACTATCTCATTGCCCGCGAAGCTCGCGATCGGCTTTCAGCATCTGTTCCCGGAGATTCATGCCGATCTTCTTGCCTTGACGAACAGTCTTCTGCCCACACCCAGTATTGAAAACACCAAGAAATTGGGAATGGACTCTCACTCGACCCTGTCCCCGTCCGTAGCAACTCGATTATCCGAAGATGCGGCTCGCAGAAATAATGAACAAAGGTTCTAG
- a CDS encoding TldD/PmbA family protein — MIVQPHILTKALDAALSTGADFVDIFLEDTYSSQLSILNSKPEQAIVGQLYGAGIRLFFGHEIVYVTTNDLSEEGLVKAALNAAKSRGQGDAKKSMPLMQVPFDSIHTYGEKPWEMDRAKKLQWLNSVDQYSRARSSAVTQVEAGLNEKFQKIQIANSRGLMAYDERAYTRLRMESFVESNGVKESASEDEGHMGTSEIYDQIDLKSLAEMAVDRAMMLTTAAYAPAGEMPVVIDNAFGGVIFHEACGHGLETTSVAKDASVFCGKLGQKIAHESVTAIDDGTIENGWGSLNLDDEGNKTKKTTLIENGVLKSYIVDEMGARQTGYAATGSGRRQSYKFAPASRMRNTYIAAGKDKFEDMIRDVDYGLYAKKMGGGSVNPGTGDYNFQVGEAYIIRNGRIEEPVKGACLIGRGIDTLGKITKVSDDLKLARGMCGSVSGSIPAAVGQPQILVSSLMVGGRAK, encoded by the coding sequence ATGATCGTTCAACCTCACATTCTGACAAAGGCCCTGGATGCGGCTTTAAGCACCGGTGCTGATTTCGTGGATATCTTTCTTGAGGACACTTATTCTTCTCAACTTTCCATTTTAAATTCCAAACCTGAGCAAGCCATTGTGGGCCAGCTTTACGGGGCGGGGATTCGTTTGTTTTTCGGTCACGAGATTGTTTACGTTACGACGAATGATCTTTCTGAAGAAGGCCTAGTCAAAGCGGCGCTGAATGCAGCGAAGAGCCGCGGGCAAGGGGACGCTAAAAAATCAATGCCGCTGATGCAGGTTCCTTTTGATTCCATCCACACCTATGGCGAAAAGCCGTGGGAAATGGATCGCGCAAAAAAACTTCAATGGTTGAATTCCGTGGATCAGTACTCTCGTGCTCGTAGCTCGGCTGTGACGCAAGTCGAGGCCGGTTTAAACGAAAAGTTTCAGAAAATTCAAATCGCCAATTCTCGTGGTTTGATGGCTTATGATGAGCGCGCTTATACGCGTCTTCGTATGGAAAGTTTTGTTGAGTCGAATGGTGTGAAAGAAAGCGCCTCGGAAGATGAGGGTCATATGGGCACCTCGGAAATCTACGACCAGATCGACTTGAAGTCTTTAGCGGAAATGGCCGTGGATCGTGCCATGATGTTGACGACGGCAGCCTATGCTCCTGCCGGTGAAATGCCCGTGGTGATAGACAACGCCTTCGGCGGCGTGATTTTTCATGAGGCTTGTGGACATGGATTGGAAACGACCAGTGTTGCCAAAGACGCTTCTGTGTTTTGTGGAAAGCTGGGACAGAAAATAGCCCACGAAAGCGTGACAGCGATTGACGACGGTACTATTGAGAACGGTTGGGGCTCGCTGAATCTTGACGATGAAGGCAATAAAACTAAAAAAACGACGTTGATTGAAAACGGTGTTTTGAAGTCTTACATCGTCGATGAAATGGGTGCTCGCCAGACGGGATATGCGGCCACGGGCAGTGGTCGTCGCCAATCCTACAAATTCGCTCCCGCCTCGCGCATGCGAAACACCTACATCGCCGCAGGTAAGGATAAGTTTGAAGACATGATCCGTGATGTGGACTACGGCTTATATGCGAAAAAGATGGGTGGTGGCTCGGTCAATCCGGGAACAGGCGATTACAACTTCCAGGTGGGTGAAGCTTACATTATTCGCAATGGCCGCATTGAAGAACCTGTAAAAGGTGCTTGTTTGATCGGTCGAGGGATCGACACTCTTGGAAAGATCACAAAAGTTTCTGATGATTTGAAACTGGCCCGTGGTATGTGCGGATCTGTCAGCGGATCTATCCCGGCGGCCGTGGGTCAGCCGCAAATTCTTGTTTCCAGCCTGATGGTTGGGGGGAGAGCGAAATAA
- a CDS encoding LEA type 2 family protein, translating into MTSRLLVALFLTALSACSGKGLLGLAEKPEAKLQSVYAKDTNLSGTTLVFVVNVQNPNRFAIEVEEVAYKVYIGDKQLTTAKTNSAIKIPAAQDANIELPLPVKYGDLMGHLGSILTQGELPYKIEGDAKFSFATIPFTKEGKVELR; encoded by the coding sequence ATGACAAGTCGACTTTTAGTAGCTCTTTTTCTTACAGCACTGTCTGCATGCTCCGGCAAAGGTCTTCTGGGGCTGGCTGAAAAACCAGAAGCAAAACTGCAAAGTGTCTATGCGAAAGATACAAACTTGTCGGGCACCACCTTGGTTTTTGTCGTGAATGTGCAAAATCCGAATCGCTTTGCTATTGAAGTTGAAGAGGTGGCCTACAAAGTTTATATCGGCGACAAACAACTGACCACTGCAAAAACAAATTCGGCTATCAAGATCCCCGCAGCTCAGGACGCGAATATAGAGCTGCCCCTGCCCGTCAAATACGGTGATTTGATGGGACACCTGGGATCTATTCTGACTCAAGGAGAACTTCCGTATAAGATCGAAGGGGACGCGAAATTTTCTTTCGCCACCATCCCCTTCACAAAAGAAGGAAAAGTCGAGCTTCGATAA